From the Rhodobacteraceae bacterium M382 genome, one window contains:
- the ehuD gene encoding ectoine/hydroxyectoine ABC transporter permease subunit EhuD yields MEWRWDWTWELLPRFIEAAGKTLLAAGGGYLIAVVLGLVLVLAQRTPWRPLTFCVREVVEFVRSTPLLLQVFFVFYVGPQFGINLSPWTSGLIAIGVHYAAYLSEVYRGGIESVPKGQWEAATAINMSTVQTYRRLIIPQALPPAISGMGNYLVGIFKDTPMLSVIGVAELMHTANAVGAQSYRYLEPYTLVGVLFLAISLPTAFFIARFEKWVRRRMGM; encoded by the coding sequence ATGGAATGGCGTTGGGATTGGACGTGGGAGCTTCTCCCCCGGTTTATCGAGGCCGCAGGCAAGACCTTGCTGGCGGCCGGTGGCGGATATCTGATTGCGGTTGTTCTGGGGCTGGTACTGGTGCTGGCGCAGCGTACCCCATGGCGTCCGCTAACCTTCTGCGTGCGCGAGGTGGTAGAGTTCGTCAGGTCGACCCCGCTACTGCTGCAGGTGTTCTTTGTCTTTTATGTAGGACCACAATTCGGCATCAACTTGTCGCCCTGGACCTCGGGTCTGATCGCGATTGGCGTCCACTACGCCGCCTATCTGTCCGAAGTCTATCGCGGCGGCATTGAAAGCGTGCCGAAAGGCCAGTGGGAGGCCGCGACCGCGATCAACATGTCGACGGTGCAGACCTATCGGCGGCTGATCATTCCCCAGGCCTTGCCGCCTGCGATTTCGGGGATGGGCAATTATCTGGTCGGCATTTTCAAGGATACGCCGATGCTGTCGGTGATCGGTGTCGCCGAGCTGATGCACACGGCAAATGCCGTAGGCGCGCAAAGCTATCGCTATCTGGAACCTTACACGTTGGTCGGAGTGCTGTTCCTTGCGATCTCACTGCCGACCGCGTTTTTCATCGCCCGTTTCGAAAAATGGGTGCGCCGTAGAATGGGAATGTAA
- the ehuC gene encoding ectoine/hydroxyectoine ABC transporter permease subunit EhuC, whose protein sequence is MSYFEFLQDYGGRMVDGSLITLVQFVLATVVSVAIALTFGLMRLASNPAIKGAATVYIEIFRGTSLLVQLFWIFFVLPLFGITMDKFTAGFIAVGLNMGAYGAELVRGAILAVPKGQWEAAMAINMTTAQRMRRIILPQALVIMLPPWGNLVIEILKGTALVALISVTDLMFHARQINISTFLSIETFGTALIIYYVFARFCVTPFMRAFERKMAFKIGRA, encoded by the coding sequence TTGTCCTACTTTGAATTCCTCCAAGACTATGGCGGCCGCATGGTCGACGGGTCTCTGATCACGCTGGTGCAGTTCGTGCTGGCCACCGTTGTTTCGGTCGCCATCGCGCTGACCTTTGGCCTGATGCGCCTTGCGTCGAACCCCGCGATCAAAGGGGCCGCCACCGTCTATATCGAAATCTTTCGCGGCACCTCGTTGCTGGTCCAACTGTTCTGGATCTTCTTTGTGCTGCCCCTGTTTGGAATCACCATGGATAAATTCACCGCCGGTTTCATCGCCGTCGGTCTGAACATGGGCGCCTATGGTGCCGAACTGGTCCGGGGTGCCATCCTTGCCGTGCCAAAAGGGCAATGGGAGGCCGCCATGGCCATAAACATGACGACCGCTCAGCGGATGCGCCGGATCATCCTGCCGCAGGCGCTGGTTATCATGCTGCCACCTTGGGGCAACCTGGTGATCGAGATCCTGAAAGGCACCGCGCTGGTGGCGCTGATTTCGGTGACCGACCTGATGTTCCACGCCCGCCAGATCAACATCTCGACCTTCCTGTCGATTGAAACCTTTGGCACTGCATTAATCATCTACTACGTTTTCGCACGCTTTTGCGTGACGCCATTCATGCGCGCATTCGAACGCAAGATGGCGTTCAAGATCGGGAGGGCCTGA
- a CDS encoding transporter substrate-binding domain-containing protein codes for MKSKLLGSIVSATLALTASATLAGPLEDRIAAGEPIRLGFAAAAPWAHPGENNEPLGFVNQITLDLLARMGHTEIEPVVTDWAGLIPSLMAGRVDVITGGMYILGSRCANIDFSEPIGQFGNAFIVPDGNPGGLQTYEDIKNAGVTMAAVAGYVNVEEALKVGIPESKIMQLPGTTEVLAAVKAGRAEIGAMTAVEAYDLAAKTDGIGHTDTNALPQWTFNWVAVGFHPEDDQFRADFNAAMPGYIGSDDMLSKVEQWDYLPSNVPGDDASMEWACANR; via the coding sequence ATGAAATCCAAACTTCTGGGAAGCATCGTTTCCGCCACCCTGGCCCTGACGGCCAGCGCCACGCTCGCGGGGCCGCTCGAAGATCGCATCGCTGCGGGTGAACCGATCCGTCTCGGCTTTGCCGCTGCCGCGCCCTGGGCGCATCCGGGCGAAAACAATGAACCGCTGGGCTTTGTGAACCAGATCACGCTCGATCTGTTGGCCAGAATGGGTCACACCGAAATCGAACCGGTTGTCACCGACTGGGCCGGTCTAATCCCCAGCCTGATGGCGGGCCGCGTTGATGTGATCACCGGCGGCATGTACATTCTGGGGTCGCGCTGCGCCAATATCGACTTTTCCGAGCCGATCGGCCAGTTCGGCAACGCCTTTATCGTGCCCGATGGAAATCCGGGCGGCCTGCAGACCTACGAGGACATCAAGAACGCCGGTGTCACCATGGCGGCCGTTGCGGGCTATGTGAATGTCGAAGAGGCGCTGAAGGTCGGCATCCCGGAAAGCAAGATCATGCAGCTGCCCGGCACCACCGAAGTGCTGGCGGCGGTCAAGGCTGGGCGCGCCGAGATTGGCGCCATGACGGCGGTCGAAGCCTATGATCTGGCGGCGAAAACCGACGGGATCGGCCATACCGACACCAATGCGCTGCCACAGTGGACCTTTAACTGGGTCGCCGTCGGCTTCCACCCCGAAGACGATCAGTTCCGCGCCGACTTCAACGCGGCGATGCCGGGGTACATCGGATCCGACGACATGCTGTCCAAGGTCGAACAGTGGGACTACCTGCCGTCGAACGTACCCGGTGACGACGCGTCCATGGAATGGGCCTGCGCCAACCGCTAA
- the betB gene encoding betaine-aldehyde dehydrogenase: protein MRAQPVASHYIDGAYVEDASGALIECVYPATGEVVARLHSATPALIERAVASAKRAQVEWERTLPADRGRILRRAADIMRDRNHDLSVLETLDTGKPYQETIVADALSGAEAFEFYGGIASTINGECIPLGDSFVYTKRIALGVCLGIGAWNYPTQIAAYKGAAALACGNAVVFKPSEVTPLCALKVAEILTEAGLPKGLYNVVQGYGEVGSTLVAHPDIEKVSLTGSVQTGARVMAAAGADIKHVTMELGGKSPLIVFDDADLDAAVSGAILANFYSAGQICSNGTRVFVHRNIRAEFETRLVERVRAIRLGDPLDPETQMGPLISQAHMERVLSYMQLGREEGARLLCGGGRAKGDGLARGAYVLPTVFTGVTDDMRIAREEIFGPVLSILEFSTEDEVIARANDTDLGLAASVFTRDLQRAHRVIDRIHAGTCWINTHNIMPVEMPFGGVKKSGVGRENSRAALDHYSQIKSVYVEMGGVQAPY, encoded by the coding sequence CTGCGCGCCCAGCCGGTCGCCTCTCATTACATTGACGGCGCCTATGTGGAAGACGCGTCCGGCGCGCTGATCGAATGCGTTTACCCCGCGACCGGAGAGGTCGTCGCCCGTCTGCATTCCGCCACACCGGCGCTGATCGAACGTGCAGTGGCCAGCGCCAAACGCGCGCAAGTGGAATGGGAACGCACCCTGCCGGCGGACCGTGGCCGCATCCTGCGCCGGGCCGCCGATATCATGCGCGACCGCAATCATGATCTGTCGGTGCTGGAAACGCTCGACACCGGTAAACCCTATCAAGAAACCATCGTCGCGGATGCGCTGTCGGGCGCAGAAGCCTTTGAATTTTATGGCGGTATTGCCAGTACGATCAATGGTGAATGCATCCCGCTGGGCGACAGTTTCGTCTATACCAAACGCATCGCATTGGGGGTGTGTCTGGGCATCGGTGCCTGGAATTACCCCACCCAGATCGCGGCCTACAAGGGTGCCGCAGCGCTGGCCTGTGGCAATGCTGTTGTATTCAAACCGTCCGAGGTCACGCCGCTTTGTGCGCTCAAGGTCGCCGAGATCCTGACCGAAGCCGGGTTGCCCAAAGGGCTGTATAATGTGGTACAGGGATATGGCGAAGTGGGCAGCACCCTGGTGGCGCATCCGGACATCGAAAAGGTCTCTCTCACCGGGTCGGTGCAAACCGGCGCGCGGGTGATGGCAGCGGCGGGCGCGGATATCAAACATGTGACGATGGAGCTGGGCGGTAAATCCCCCCTGATCGTTTTTGACGACGCGGATCTGGACGCAGCGGTCAGCGGTGCCATCCTGGCGAATTTCTATTCCGCCGGGCAGATCTGTTCCAATGGAACCCGGGTATTCGTGCATCGCAACATCCGTGCGGAATTCGAAACCCGCCTTGTCGAACGCGTGCGCGCCATCCGTCTGGGCGACCCATTGGACCCCGAAACCCAGATGGGGCCGCTGATTTCGCAGGCGCATATGGAAAGAGTGCTGTCATACATGCAGCTTGGGCGAGAAGAGGGGGCCCGGTTGCTGTGTGGCGGAGGCCGGGCCAAAGGCGATGGGCTGGCACGGGGCGCTTATGTGCTGCCCACCGTGTTCACGGGGGTGACCGACGACATGCGGATCGCCCGCGAAGAGATCTTTGGCCCGGTCCTGTCCATCCTGGAATTCAGCACCGAGGACGAGGTGATCGCCCGCGCCAATGACACTGACCTGGGGCTGGCCGCCAGCGTGTTTACCCGCGACCTGCAGCGCGCCCACCGGGTGATCGACCGCATTCATGCGGGAACCTGCTGGATCAACACCCATAATATCATGCCCGTCGAAATGCCATTTGGCGGGGTCAAGAAATCCGGCGTTGGCCGCGAAAACTCGCGTGCGGCGCTGGATCACTACAGTCAGATCAAATCCGTCTATGTCGAAATGGGAGGTGTCCAAGCGCCCTACTGA
- a CDS encoding Lrp/AsnC family transcriptional regulator — protein sequence MNREIIDRLQRDGRMAFSEIAQQLGVSEGTVRNRVGAMKSGGALRIVAITDPGVSEYRTEAMIGLKVAPGHRPEDVATRLAQLDEIVYVVWVSGAYDLLIEIVSEDRAGFLAVLSEHVHNSPDIGSSDVMTGLKNFKNQFLLKSNWG from the coding sequence CTGAACCGCGAAATCATCGACCGGTTGCAGCGCGACGGGCGTATGGCGTTTTCTGAGATCGCTCAGCAGTTGGGCGTGTCCGAAGGCACCGTGCGCAACCGAGTCGGAGCGATGAAGTCCGGCGGCGCGCTGCGCATTGTGGCGATCACCGATCCCGGGGTTTCCGAATACCGGACCGAAGCGATGATCGGCCTGAAAGTCGCACCGGGCCACCGGCCCGAGGACGTCGCGACCCGTTTGGCGCAGCTGGATGAGATCGTCTATGTGGTCTGGGTCAGCGGTGCTTATGACTTGCTGATCGAGATCGTCAGCGAGGATCGCGCGGGTTTTTTGGCGGTCCTCAGCGAACATGTCCACAATAGCCCCGATATCGGGTCAAGCGACGTGATGACGGGGCTCAAGAATTTCAAGAATCAGTTCCTGCTGAAAAGCAACTGGGGCTAG
- a CDS encoding aromatic ring-hydroxylating dioxygenase subunit alpha: protein MTTATQKPEVSTFAGNFQGYAQSQPAEIDEEISRVGPATPGGEYLRRFWHPVYMTDDLGDLPKAITILGEELVLFRYGDGTKIGLVHKYCPHRRASLEYGKCETRGIRCCYHGWLFAPDGEILEAPAEDSTARAVEMVKERTRLGAYPVIEYRGLIFAYMGPSDKQPDFPIYDAFEHEGMTSAPYKAPYTCNWIQVQDAIMDPTHTTFLHSQNSHPQFSEGMMASGQLKFYERHENHFLGTSTRRIGDNAWVRLNELILPNFTQAGSAYAADGTEQRYFGRSCFTRWVVPVDDENTMVYAWANFGDRWDPHEYNTREGHEKMEQGEVLDRTPEEKQRYPADSEAVEGMGAISTHKGENLMPTDRGISLYRRRVRKAIRDLANDNIEPPQPKTFEGHSVRTYGQDTVLTMPAIEGRDDGEYLMSIGAAVMDMQFDHEDWCDENRDTSIIAKLKEIEANGIG from the coding sequence ATGACAACCGCAACCCAAAAGCCCGAAGTCAGCACTTTTGCAGGTAATTTTCAGGGCTATGCCCAATCTCAACCAGCTGAAATTGATGAGGAAATCTCACGCGTCGGACCGGCGACCCCTGGAGGCGAATATCTGCGCCGCTTCTGGCACCCAGTCTATATGACAGACGACCTGGGTGACCTACCCAAGGCAATCACCATTCTGGGCGAAGAACTGGTTCTGTTCCGCTATGGCGACGGTACGAAAATCGGATTGGTGCACAAATACTGCCCGCACCGTCGCGCTTCGTTGGAATATGGCAAATGCGAAACCCGCGGCATCCGCTGTTGTTACCACGGCTGGCTGTTCGCGCCCGATGGCGAAATCCTCGAAGCTCCGGCCGAGGATTCAACCGCCCGCGCTGTGGAAATGGTCAAGGAACGCACCCGCCTGGGTGCCTATCCGGTGATCGAATATCGCGGACTGATTTTCGCCTATATGGGCCCGTCGGACAAACAGCCGGACTTCCCGATCTATGACGCCTTTGAACACGAAGGCATGACCAGTGCGCCTTACAAGGCACCCTATACCTGCAACTGGATTCAGGTGCAGGACGCGATCATGGATCCGACCCACACCACTTTCCTGCACAGCCAGAATAGCCACCCGCAGTTCTCCGAAGGGATGATGGCCAGCGGTCAGCTGAAATTCTACGAGCGTCACGAAAACCACTTCCTTGGCACATCGACCCGCCGCATTGGCGATAATGCCTGGGTGCGCCTGAACGAATTGATCCTGCCGAACTTTACCCAGGCTGGATCCGCCTATGCCGCCGACGGCACCGAACAGCGTTACTTTGGCCGGTCGTGCTTTACCCGTTGGGTGGTGCCGGTCGATGACGAAAACACCATGGTCTATGCTTGGGCCAACTTTGGCGACCGCTGGGATCCGCATGAATACAACACCCGCGAAGGTCACGAAAAGATGGAGCAGGGCGAGGTGCTGGACCGCACCCCCGAAGAAAAGCAGCGCTATCCCGCTGACTCCGAAGCGGTTGAAGGCATGGGCGCGATTTCCACCCACAAGGGCGAAAACCTGATGCCGACCGACCGTGGCATCTCGCTTTATCGGCGCCGGGTGCGCAAGGCGATCCGCGATCTGGCAAATGACAACATCGAACCACCCCAGCCCAAGACCTTTGAAGGCCATTCGGTACGCACTTACGGCCAGGACACGGTGCTAACCATGCCCGCGATCGAAGGCCGCGATGACGGGGAATACCTGATGTCGATCGGTGCCGCCGTCATGGATATGCAGTTCGATCACGAAGACTGGTGTGACGAAAACCGCGACACATCAATCATCGCAAAGCTCAAAGAGATCGAAGCCAATGGCATCGGCTAA
- a CDS encoding D-2-hydroxyacid dehydrogenase has protein sequence MTVKVHVKNNRWAEGSFPNTPEGEEVFTVTRDRFESALAEFPGVQGQLDPFVDWDTDNWASSMAEAEVLLTWDMPTENLAEVAPNLKWIHCIGAGVEHMLPMDWLPDHVTLTNNKGVHAAKAGEFGLMAVLMLHSHMPAIVTNQRSAVYDSLYCSPIAGKTLVVLGTGSLGGSGAAMVKPLGVNLIGVNRSGRDVEGCDRCVTTEQLDDVLPLADYLLIATPDTPETRGLMDRRRLDLMKPTAGIVNIGREAVMDYDALCDKLEEGSVGGAILDVFDPEPIAAESRLWNTKNLIITPHVSADDGDAYVPLTLGLFFRNMELFLKGEPLLNPIDPKLGY, from the coding sequence ATGACCGTGAAGGTTCACGTCAAAAATAACCGCTGGGCCGAAGGCTCATTCCCGAACACGCCCGAAGGCGAAGAGGTATTCACCGTCACCCGTGACCGGTTTGAAAGTGCGCTGGCTGAGTTTCCTGGCGTGCAGGGTCAGCTTGATCCGTTTGTCGATTGGGACACAGACAATTGGGCGAGCTCCATGGCCGAGGCCGAGGTGCTGTTGACCTGGGACATGCCAACCGAAAATCTGGCCGAAGTGGCGCCAAACCTGAAATGGATTCACTGCATTGGTGCAGGTGTCGAACACATGCTGCCGATGGACTGGCTACCGGATCACGTAACGCTGACCAACAACAAGGGCGTGCATGCGGCCAAGGCTGGTGAATTCGGGCTGATGGCAGTGCTGATGCTGCATTCGCATATGCCCGCCATCGTCACCAACCAGCGCAGCGCCGTCTATGACTCGCTTTATTGTTCGCCGATCGCGGGCAAGACGCTGGTGGTGCTGGGCACCGGATCGCTGGGCGGTTCCGGCGCGGCGATGGTAAAACCGCTGGGCGTCAATTTGATCGGGGTAAACCGGTCGGGCCGCGACGTGGAAGGTTGCGACCGCTGTGTCACCACCGAACAGCTGGACGATGTGCTGCCGCTGGCCGACTACCTGCTGATCGCCACGCCTGACACGCCGGAAACCCGTGGGCTTATGGATCGCCGCAGGCTGGACCTGATGAAGCCCACCGCCGGCATCGTCAACATCGGGCGCGAAGCGGTGATGGATTACGACGCGCTCTGCGACAAACTGGAAGAAGGCTCAGTGGGCGGTGCCATCCTCGATGTGTTCGACCCGGAACCCATCGCGGCAGAGTCGCGCCTGTGGAACACCAAGAACTTGATCATCACGCCGCATGTCTCGGCCGATGACGGCGACGCCTATGTGCCGCTGACGCTGGGGCTGTTCTTCCGCAATATGGAGCTGTTCCTGAAGGGCGAACCGCTGCTGAACCCCATCGACCCCAAGCTTGGATACTGA
- a CDS encoding 2-hydroxy-3-oxopropionate reductase, with the protein MNIGFIGLGVMGAPMAGHLADAGHTIFTCLNRSPLPDELSGKAVEVVGSPAEVAAHCDTVIVMVPDTRDVERVITGENGVLINVHEGSLVIDMSSISPIATQELAAAVNAKGGLYVDAPVSGGEVGAKAASLTIMCGGPQAAFDRATPLFEVMGKNITLISENNGAGQTCKIANQIIVALNIEAVAEALVFASKAGCDPAKVREALMGGLATSRILEVHGERMIKRTMDPGFRINLHQKDLNLALSSAKALGVSLPNTATAQELFNSCAAHGGANDDHSGMVKALERMANHPVAE; encoded by the coding sequence ATGAATATCGGATTTATCGGCCTTGGCGTCATGGGTGCCCCGATGGCGGGGCACCTGGCGGATGCGGGCCACACGATCTTTACCTGCCTCAACCGTTCGCCGCTGCCGGATGAGCTGTCGGGCAAAGCGGTGGAGGTCGTCGGCTCCCCCGCCGAAGTCGCGGCCCATTGCGACACGGTCATTGTCATGGTGCCGGACACCCGGGACGTGGAGCGGGTGATAACCGGCGAAAACGGCGTGCTGATCAATGTGCACGAAGGCTCGCTGGTGATCGACATGTCGTCGATCAGCCCGATTGCCACGCAGGAACTGGCCGCGGCAGTGAACGCCAAAGGCGGGCTGTACGTCGACGCGCCGGTGTCGGGCGGCGAGGTCGGGGCCAAGGCCGCCAGTCTCACCATCATGTGCGGCGGGCCGCAGGCAGCGTTTGACCGGGCGACGCCGCTGTTTGAGGTGATGGGCAAGAACATCACCCTGATCAGCGAAAACAATGGCGCAGGCCAGACTTGCAAGATCGCCAACCAGATCATCGTCGCGCTGAACATCGAAGCGGTGGCCGAGGCGCTGGTGTTCGCCTCCAAAGCCGGCTGTGACCCGGCCAAAGTGCGCGAAGCGCTGATGGGCGGGCTGGCCACATCACGCATTCTGGAGGTGCATGGTGAGCGAATGATCAAGCGGACCATGGATCCGGGATTCCGCATCAACCTGCATCAGAAAGACCTGAACCTGGCGCTGAGTTCCGCCAAGGCGCTGGGGGTGTCGCTGCCCAACACCGCGACGGCGCAGGAACTGTTCAATTCCTGCGCGGCCCATGGCGGCGCGAATGACGATCATTCCGGCATGGTCAAAGCGCTGGAGCGGATGGCGAACCATCCGGTCGCCGAGTAA
- a CDS encoding LysR family transcriptional regulator, which yields MSANERKISTPPLHWLRAFAVSARYLSFTDAAEELLITQSAVSKQVRLLEQHLNQPLFLRGHRGLRLTEAGRNYLPTVVRAFNALEEGTRSFLGYSSDRNLHIKSNYAFATFWLTPHIHEFMEANPDVEMTISTALWEQDFLESNADIEIHYGKEERFDGRTHALRAEFLFPVCAPSVADRLRDPQDLAGERILDLTGIGDAWDYWLQQAGLRSISLSNRHYFSTYVLALNLAREGQGVSMSHGTLVDRMIERGELVVPFDIRIPGRDGYFVVQNQVDNPTPNAVRFMDWLLGKSGT from the coding sequence ATGTCTGCAAATGAACGAAAAATTTCGACACCGCCGCTACATTGGCTGCGCGCCTTCGCGGTTTCGGCGCGATATTTGTCCTTTACGGATGCGGCAGAGGAACTGTTGATTACGCAATCAGCCGTCAGCAAACAGGTGCGATTGCTGGAACAACACCTGAATCAGCCGCTGTTTCTGCGCGGCCACCGGGGCCTGCGCCTGACCGAGGCGGGGCGGAACTATCTGCCCACCGTGGTGCGCGCGTTCAACGCGCTCGAGGAAGGGACGCGCAGCTTTCTGGGCTATTCGTCAGATCGCAATTTGCACATCAAATCGAACTACGCTTTTGCCACCTTCTGGTTGACGCCGCATATCCATGAATTCATGGAGGCAAATCCGGACGTCGAAATGACAATTTCAACCGCGCTGTGGGAACAGGATTTCCTGGAGAGCAACGCCGATATTGAAATCCACTATGGCAAGGAAGAACGGTTCGACGGGCGTACCCATGCGCTGAGGGCGGAGTTCCTCTTTCCCGTCTGCGCGCCGTCGGTGGCCGACCGTCTGCGCGATCCACAGGATCTGGCGGGGGAACGCATTCTGGATCTGACCGGGATTGGCGATGCCTGGGACTACTGGTTGCAACAGGCGGGCCTGCGCAGCATTTCGCTGTCGAACCGGCACTATTTCAGCACCTATGTGCTGGCACTGAACCTGGCGCGCGAAGGGCAGGGGGTGTCGATGAGCCACGGCACGCTGGTTGACCGGATGATCGAGCGGGGAGAGCTTGTCGTGCCCTTCGACATCCGGATTCCTGGTCGAGATGGGTATTTCGTGGTGCAGAACCAGGTGGACAACCCGACCCCCAACGCGGTGCGTTTCATGGATTGGCTGTTAGGAAAATCCGGGACCTGA